One Keratinibaculum paraultunense genomic window carries:
- the rpsG gene encoding 30S ribosomal protein S7: MPRKGYVEKREVMPDPIYNDIVVTKLINNVMLDGKKGLAQNIVYGAFDYIQEKTGEDPLEVFYKALNNVMPILEVKGRRIGGATYQVPVEVRPERRETLGLRWLVRYARLRGEKTMVERLAKEIMDASNNTGGSVKKREEVHKMAEANKAFAHYRW; the protein is encoded by the coding sequence GTGCCAAGAAAAGGTTATGTAGAGAAAAGAGAAGTAATGCCAGATCCAATATATAATGATATAGTTGTAACAAAACTTATCAATAATGTGATGCTTGATGGTAAGAAAGGTCTTGCTCAAAACATTGTTTATGGAGCTTTTGATTATATACAAGAAAAAACTGGCGAAGATCCCCTTGAAGTATTTTATAAGGCTTTAAACAATGTAATGCCAATATTAGAAGTTAAAGGAAGACGTATTGGTGGGGCAACCTATCAAGTTCCAGTAGAAGTTAGACCTGAAAGAAGAGAAACATTAGGTTTGCGTTGGCTTGTTCGTTATGCTAGATTAAGAGGAGAAAAGACTATGGTAGAAAGACTTGCTAAAGAAATAATGGATGCATCTAACAATACTGGTGGAAGTGTTAAAAAACGAGAAGAAGTTCATAAGATGGCTGAAGCAAATAAGGCATTCGCACATTATAGATGGTAA
- the rpsL gene encoding 30S ribosomal protein S12 — protein MPTINQLIRKGRKKVEYKSKSPALGVNYNSLKKTTTTVHSPQKRGVCTAVRTVTPRKPNSALRKVARVRLTNGVEVNVYIPGEGHNLQEHSVVLVRGGRVKDLPGVRYHVVRGTLDAAGVEGRMQSRSKYGAKKPKK, from the coding sequence ATGCCAACAATCAATCAATTGATTAGAAAAGGTAGGAAAAAGGTTGAATACAAATCCAAATCTCCTGCACTAGGTGTAAATTACAATTCATTAAAAAAGACTACTACTACTGTACATTCACCACAAAAAAGAGGAGTTTGTACAGCTGTTAGAACTGTTACACCTAGAAAACCTAATTCGGCTTTAAGAAAAGTAGCTAGAGTTAGGCTTACCAATGGTGTTGAGGTAAATGTTTATATACCTGGAGAAGGACATAATCTACAGGAACATAGTGTTGTTTTAGTAAGAGGTGGTAGAGTTAAAGACCTCCCAGGAGTTAGATATCATGTGGTAAGAGGTACTTTAGATGCAGCAGGAGTAGAAGGAAGAATGCAATCTAGATCCAAGTATGGGGCTAAAAAGCCTAAAAAATAA
- a CDS encoding ribosomal L7Ae/L30e/S12e/Gadd45 family protein, with product MLDKLNTNNKVVGTKQVKRALSNGDAEIVYVAKDADKRIVEDIIKACEEKEVELVYVSSMKELGKACKIDVSAASAALLK from the coding sequence ATGTTAGATAAGCTTAATACTAATAATAAAGTAGTGGGTACTAAGCAAGTTAAAAGAGCATTATCTAATGGAGATGCAGAAATAGTGTATGTAGCCAAAGATGCAGATAAAAGAATAGTAGAAGATATAATTAAAGCTTGTGAAGAAAAGGAAGTTGAATTAGTATATGTATCTTCCATGAAAGAATTAGGTAAGGCTTGTAAAATAGATGTTAGTGCAGCAAGTGCTGCATTATTAAAATAA
- the rpoC gene encoding DNA-directed RNA polymerase subunit beta': MFELNTFDAIKIGLASPEKIRQWSRGEVKKPETINYRTLKPEKEGLFCEKIFGPTKDWECHCGKYKRIRYKGVVCDRCGVEVTKAKVRRERMGHIELAAPVSHIWYFKGIPSRMGLVLDMSPRSLEKVLYFASYIVTDSGDTPLYEKQLLSEPEYREAKEKYGNNFKAKMGAEAIKELLAKIDLDEEAKDLRLQLKDATGQKRVRIIRRLEVIEAFRQSGNKPEWMILDVIPVIPPDLRPMVQLDGGRFATSDLNDLYRRVINRNNRLKRLLDLGAPDIIVRNEKRMLQEAVDALIDNGRRGRPVTGSGNRPLKSLSDMLKGKQGRFRQNLLGKRVDYSGRSVIVIGPELKFYQCGLPKKMALELFKPFVMKKLVEEEYAHNIKSAKRMVERMKPEVWDVLDEVIRDHPVLLNRAPTLHRLGIQAFEPVLVEGKAIKLHPLVCTAYNADFDGDQMAVHVPLSMEAQAEARLLMLSVNNILAPKDGRPITTPTQDMVLGSYYLTAENPGEKGEGKIFKDYDELLHAYFNGDVSIHAKVKVRKKLNEEDRGRIIESTVGRFIFNEHIPQDLGFVDREKDPYSLEIDRLVDKKALGDIVERCYRKHGNIVTAEVLDHIKKIGFHYSTIGAITISMDDIIVPEEKEKLLEKAEEEVDKFERSYRRGLISDEERYERVIEIWNRTTDKVSEALMDGLDHMNNIYIMAHSGARGSKNQIRQLGGMRGLMASASGETIEVPIKSNFREGLDVLEFFISTHGSRKGLADTALRTADSGYLTRRLVDVSQDVIVREEDCGTEQYIVAKDFRDGNEIIEELKDRIVGRFVVEDVVDPNTNEIIIKKGEMITESIAERIDKAGIKEVKVRSVLTCKTRHGVCAKCYGRDLATGYPVHVGEAVGTIAAQSIGEPGTQLTMRTFHTGGVAGADITQGLPRVEELFEARKPKGLAVISEISGEVSINETKKKKEVIITSNDGDTKTYSIPYGSRLKVRDGDFVEAGDEITEGSVNPHDILKIKGVQGVQNYLVREVQRVYRLQGVDIDDKHIEIIVRQMLSKVRVEDPGDTDLLPGSLVNLHEFEDVNKEISEAGGKPAIGRRALLGITKASLATESFLSAASFQETTRVLTEAAIKGKVDKLMGLKENVIIGKLIPAGTGMKRYKNIEVVYAEDEDKDADKQENIEEDEKIELIDKIDVDSQNI, translated from the coding sequence TTGTTTGAATTAAATACATTTGATGCAATTAAAATTGGTCTTGCATCTCCAGAAAAGATAAGACAGTGGTCAAGAGGAGAAGTAAAAAAACCTGAAACTATAAATTATAGAACATTAAAACCTGAAAAAGAAGGACTATTTTGCGAGAAGATATTTGGACCTACAAAGGATTGGGAATGCCATTGTGGCAAATATAAAAGAATTAGATATAAAGGCGTTGTTTGTGATCGATGTGGAGTAGAAGTTACAAAAGCCAAAGTAAGACGTGAAAGAATGGGGCATATTGAATTAGCAGCCCCTGTATCTCATATATGGTATTTTAAGGGTATTCCTAGTAGGATGGGCCTTGTATTGGATATGTCTCCCAGATCTTTGGAGAAGGTTTTATATTTTGCATCCTATATTGTAACAGATAGTGGGGATACTCCGCTTTATGAAAAACAGCTTTTATCTGAACCAGAATATAGGGAAGCAAAAGAAAAATATGGAAATAATTTTAAAGCTAAAATGGGAGCAGAAGCTATAAAAGAACTTTTAGCAAAGATAGATTTAGATGAAGAAGCAAAGGATTTAAGGCTACAATTAAAGGATGCAACAGGACAAAAAAGAGTAAGGATAATAAGAAGACTTGAAGTAATAGAAGCATTTAGACAATCAGGAAATAAACCTGAATGGATGATATTAGATGTAATACCAGTTATTCCACCAGATTTAAGACCTATGGTTCAGTTAGACGGAGGCAGATTTGCTACTTCAGATTTAAATGATTTATATAGAAGAGTTATAAATAGAAATAATAGATTAAAAAGATTATTGGATTTAGGAGCACCTGATATAATAGTAAGAAATGAAAAGAGGATGCTTCAAGAAGCAGTAGATGCACTAATAGACAACGGAAGAAGAGGTAGACCTGTTACAGGATCAGGAAACAGACCATTAAAATCCCTATCAGATATGCTAAAGGGTAAGCAAGGTAGATTTAGACAAAACTTATTAGGCAAGAGAGTAGATTATTCTGGACGTTCTGTAATAGTTATTGGACCAGAACTTAAATTTTATCAATGTGGATTACCTAAGAAGATGGCATTAGAATTATTTAAGCCTTTTGTTATGAAAAAATTAGTAGAAGAAGAATATGCACACAATATAAAATCAGCAAAACGCATGGTTGAAAGAATGAAACCAGAAGTATGGGATGTATTAGATGAAGTAATAAGGGATCATCCTGTTCTATTAAATAGGGCACCTACTCTTCATAGATTAGGGATTCAAGCTTTTGAGCCTGTATTGGTAGAAGGTAAAGCTATAAAATTGCATCCTTTAGTTTGTACTGCTTATAATGCTGATTTTGATGGAGATCAAATGGCTGTTCATGTACCTTTATCTATGGAAGCTCAAGCGGAAGCAAGATTATTAATGTTATCAGTAAACAATATATTGGCTCCAAAGGATGGAAGACCTATCACTACTCCAACTCAGGATATGGTTTTAGGCAGTTATTATTTAACAGCAGAAAATCCTGGAGAAAAAGGAGAAGGGAAAATATTCAAAGATTATGATGAATTGTTACATGCTTATTTTAATGGTGATGTAAGTATACATGCAAAGGTTAAAGTAAGGAAAAAATTAAATGAAGAAGATAGAGGACGTATTATAGAAAGCACTGTAGGAAGATTTATATTTAATGAACATATACCTCAAGATTTAGGATTTGTAGATAGAGAAAAGGATCCTTATTCTTTAGAAATAGATAGATTAGTAGATAAAAAAGCGTTAGGGGATATAGTAGAACGATGTTATAGAAAACATGGGAATATAGTAACTGCAGAAGTATTAGATCACATAAAGAAAATAGGATTTCATTATTCCACTATAGGTGCTATAACTATAAGTATGGATGACATTATAGTACCTGAAGAAAAAGAAAAATTACTAGAAAAAGCAGAAGAAGAGGTAGATAAATTTGAAAGATCCTATAGAAGAGGGCTTATATCTGATGAAGAAAGATATGAGAGAGTAATTGAAATATGGAATAGAACTACTGACAAAGTTTCAGAAGCGTTGATGGATGGGCTAGATCATATGAATAATATATATATAATGGCTCATTCAGGTGCTAGAGGTAGTAAAAATCAAATTAGGCAATTAGGTGGTATGAGAGGACTTATGGCCAGTGCGTCCGGAGAAACTATAGAAGTTCCTATAAAATCCAACTTTAGAGAAGGATTAGATGTATTGGAGTTTTTTATCTCAACTCACGGTTCAAGAAAAGGGTTAGCAGATACAGCCCTTAGAACAGCAGACTCTGGCTACTTAACTAGACGATTGGTAGATGTAAGTCAAGACGTAATTGTGAGAGAAGAAGACTGTGGAACAGAACAATATATAGTAGCTAAAGATTTTAGAGATGGGAATGAAATTATAGAAGAATTAAAGGATAGAATTGTAGGAAGATTTGTAGTAGAAGATGTAGTTGATCCAAATACTAATGAGATAATAATTAAAAAAGGTGAAATGATTACAGAAAGTATAGCAGAACGAATAGATAAAGCAGGTATAAAAGAAGTAAAGGTTAGATCTGTACTAACATGTAAAACACGTCATGGTGTTTGTGCAAAATGTTATGGAAGAGATTTAGCTACTGGATATCCAGTACATGTAGGAGAAGCAGTAGGAACCATAGCTGCTCAATCCATAGGTGAACCTGGTACACAGCTTACAATGCGTACTTTCCATACTGGAGGAGTAGCAGGGGCTGATATTACACAAGGTTTACCAAGGGTTGAAGAGTTATTTGAAGCAAGAAAACCAAAGGGATTAGCAGTTATATCTGAAATATCAGGAGAAGTAAGCATAAATGAAACTAAAAAGAAAAAGGAGGTTATTATAACCTCTAATGATGGAGATACTAAAACGTACAGCATTCCTTATGGTTCAAGATTAAAGGTAAGAGATGGAGATTTTGTTGAAGCAGGAGATGAAATAACGGAAGGATCAGTAAATCCTCACGATATATTAAAAATTAAGGGAGTACAAGGGGTACAAAACTATTTAGTAAGAGAAGTACAAAGAGTTTATAGATTACAAGGAGTAGATATAGACGATAAGCATATTGAAATAATTGTTAGGCAGATGCTAAGTAAAGTAAGAGTAGAAGACCCGGGAGATACAGATCTACTGCCTGGAAGCTTAGTTAATTTGCACGAATTTGAAGATGTAAACAAAGAGATTTCAGAAGCAGGAGGTAAACCTGCTATAGGTAGAAGGGCACTTTTAGGGATAACCAAAGCTTCATTAGCAACAGAATCCTTTTTATCTGCTGCATCTTTCCAAGAAACCACTAGAGTATTAACAGAAGCAGCTATTAAAGGTAAAGTAGATAAACTTATGGGACTAAAGGAGAATGTAATAATTGGGAAACTTATCCCTGCAGGTACTGGAATGAAAAGATATAAAAATATAGAAGTGGTATATGCAGAAGATGAAGATAAAGATGCAGATAAACAAGAAAACATAGAAGAAGATGAAAAAATAGAACTTATAGATAAAATTGATGTTGACAGTCAAAATATCTGA
- the rplC gene encoding 50S ribosomal protein L3: protein MKNILGKKIGMTQIFLEDGAVVPVTVIEAGPVKVIQKKTVDKEGYNAVQVGFEDAKENRVNKPLKGHFDKAEVEYKKHIKEFIVDNPDEFEVGQEIKVDVFEQGDKVDVIGISKGKGTQGPIKRHNYSRGPESHGSKYHRAGGARAAAADPGRVFKGTKGMGRMGNERVTVQNLEIVRVDVDRNLLLIKGAVPGPKGGLLFIKETVKNK from the coding sequence ATGAAAAATATATTAGGCAAAAAAATAGGAATGACTCAAATATTTTTAGAAGATGGAGCTGTAGTGCCAGTAACAGTTATAGAAGCTGGTCCTGTAAAGGTTATACAAAAGAAGACTGTAGATAAAGAAGGATATAATGCTGTTCAAGTAGGTTTTGAAGATGCAAAAGAAAATAGAGTAAATAAACCTTTAAAAGGTCATTTTGATAAAGCTGAAGTGGAATATAAGAAACATATAAAAGAATTTATTGTAGATAATCCAGATGAATTTGAAGTAGGACAAGAAATAAAAGTAGATGTGTTTGAGCAAGGAGATAAGGTTGATGTTATAGGCATATCAAAAGGTAAAGGAACTCAAGGACCAATAAAAAGGCACAATTATTCTAGAGGACCAGAAAGTCATGGCTCAAAATATCATAGAGCAGGTGGAGCAAGAGCAGCAGCTGCTGATCCAGGTAGAGTATTTAAAGGAACCAAAGGAATGGGGAGAATGGGTAACGAGAGAGTTACAGTTCAAAATCTTGAAATAGTAAGAGTAGATGTTGATAGAAATCTACTACTTATTAAAGGTGCGGTACCAGGACCTAAAGGTGGGCTATTGTTCATAAAAGAAACCGTTAAAAACAAATAG
- the rplW gene encoding 50S ribosomal protein L23, with amino-acid sequence MRNPYDIIIKPIITEESMEDMAYKKYTFKVDKRANKSEIKKAIEKIFDVKVESVNTMNILGKEKRMGVNVGRRPSWKKAIVTLTEDSKEIEFFEGM; translated from the coding sequence ATGCGTAATCCATACGATATTATAATTAAACCCATAATAACTGAGGAAAGTATGGAAGATATGGCTTATAAAAAATACACTTTTAAAGTGGATAAAAGGGCTAACAAATCTGAAATAAAGAAAGCTATAGAAAAAATATTTGATGTAAAGGTTGAGAGTGTAAACACCATGAATATCCTTGGTAAAGAAAAGAGAATGGGAGTAAATGTAGGAAGAAGACCAAGTTGGAAAAAGGCGATAGTAACTTTAACAGAAGATTCTAAAGAAATAGAGTTCTTTGAAGGCATGTAG
- the rpsJ gene encoding 30S ribosomal protein S10: MSNKGNQKIRIRLKAYDHELLDTSAQKIVETAKRTGADVSGPVPLPTEKEVITILRSVHKHKDSREQFEQRTHKRLIDILNPSQKTVDSLMKLNLPAGVDIEIKL, encoded by the coding sequence ATGTCAAACAAAGGTAATCAAAAAATAAGGATTAGATTAAAAGCTTATGATCATGAGTTGTTAGATACATCAGCTCAAAAGATAGTGGAAACTGCAAAGAGGACTGGTGCAGATGTATCAGGACCAGTACCATTACCAACAGAGAAGGAAGTTATCACTATATTAAGATCAGTTCATAAGCATAAGGATTCAAGAGAACAATTTGAACAGAGGACTCATAAGAGATTGATTGATATTCTCAATCCAAGTCAAAAGACAGTAGATTCACTTATGAAATTAAATTTACCAGCTGGCGTTGACATCGAGATAAAGCTGTAA
- the tuf gene encoding elongation factor Tu: MAKEKFERTKPHVNIGTIGHVDHGKTTLTAAITTVLNKRLGAGQVMSYDNIDKAPEERERGITISTSHVEYETENRHYAHVDCPGHADYVKNMITGAAQMDGAILVVSAADGAMPQTREHILLARQVGVPNIVVFLNKADMVDDEELIELVEMEVRELLSEYGFDGDNTSVIVGSALKAIEDPEGPWGDKIMELMEAVDRDIPEPEREIDKPFLMPVEDVFSITGRGTVATGRVERGVIKAGDSVEIVGLRDEPREVVVTGIEMFRKILDEAQAGDNIGALLRGVQRDEIERGQVLAKPGSITPHTKFEAEVYVLTKEEGGRHTPFFDGYRPQFYFRTTDVTGEIRLQEGVEMVMPGDNAKFTIELITPIALEEGLRFAIREGGRTVGAGVVTKIIE, from the coding sequence ATGGCTAAAGAAAAATTTGAAAGAACTAAACCTCATGTGAATATAGGTACAATAGGTCACGTAGACCATGGTAAAACTACATTAACAGCAGCAATAACAACAGTATTAAACAAAAGATTAGGGGCAGGGCAAGTAATGAGTTATGACAATATAGACAAAGCTCCAGAAGAAAGGGAAAGAGGAATAACTATATCTACATCTCACGTAGAATATGAAACAGAAAATCGTCACTATGCCCACGTAGACTGTCCAGGGCATGCTGACTATGTAAAGAATATGATTACAGGAGCAGCACAAATGGACGGAGCAATTCTTGTAGTATCAGCAGCAGACGGAGCGATGCCCCAAACAAGAGAGCATATATTATTAGCAAGGCAAGTAGGTGTACCAAATATAGTAGTATTTTTAAACAAAGCAGACATGGTAGACGATGAAGAATTAATTGAACTAGTAGAAATGGAAGTAAGAGAACTACTAAGCGAATATGGATTTGATGGAGATAATACGAGTGTAATAGTAGGTTCAGCACTAAAAGCTATAGAAGACCCAGAAGGTCCATGGGGAGACAAGATAATGGAACTAATGGAAGCAGTAGATAGAGACATACCAGAACCAGAAAGAGAAATAGACAAACCATTTTTAATGCCAGTAGAAGACGTATTTAGTATAACAGGAAGAGGAACAGTAGCAACAGGTAGAGTAGAAAGAGGAGTAATAAAGGCAGGAGACAGTGTAGAAATAGTTGGATTAAGAGACGAACCAAGAGAAGTAGTAGTAACAGGAATAGAAATGTTTAGGAAGATACTAGATGAAGCACAAGCAGGAGATAATATAGGAGCATTGTTAAGAGGCGTACAAAGAGACGAAATAGAAAGAGGTCAAGTACTAGCAAAACCAGGAAGCATAACTCCCCATACAAAATTTGAAGCAGAAGTATACGTACTAACAAAAGAAGAAGGTGGAAGACATACTCCATTCTTTGATGGATATAGACCACAATTTTACTTTAGAACTACAGATGTAACAGGAGAAATAAGACTACAAGAAGGCGTAGAGATGGTAATGCCAGGAGACAATGCTAAATTTACCATAGAACTAATAACTCCAATAGCATTGGAAGAAGGATTAAGATTTGCTATTCGTGAAGGTGGAAGAACTGTAGGTGCTGGAGTTGTTACTAAGATAATTGAGTAA
- the rplD gene encoding 50S ribosomal protein L4 translates to MPKVNVYNVLGEQVEEIDLKDDIFGVEVNEHVLYEVVKNQLANRRQGTQSVKTRSEVRGGGRKPWRQKGTGRARQGSIRAPHWVGGGVTFAPKPRDYSYKVPKKVKRLAMKSALSSKVLNDEIIVLDELSLNEPKTKEMAKILSNINAGKKALIVMDKKDTNVIKSARNIPNVQVAFVNTLNVYDILNFDSFIITKDAVRKVEEVYA, encoded by the coding sequence ATGCCTAAAGTTAATGTTTACAATGTATTAGGTGAACAAGTAGAAGAGATAGATTTGAAAGACGATATATTTGGCGTTGAAGTAAATGAACACGTACTTTACGAAGTAGTTAAAAATCAATTGGCAAATAGAAGACAAGGGACTCAATCTGTTAAAACTAGATCAGAAGTAAGAGGTGGAGGAAGAAAACCTTGGAGGCAAAAAGGTACAGGTAGAGCCAGACAAGGAAGTATTAGAGCACCTCATTGGGTTGGAGGTGGAGTTACTTTTGCACCAAAGCCAAGGGATTATAGCTACAAAGTTCCTAAAAAGGTAAAAAGGCTAGCCATGAAGTCTGCTTTAAGCTCAAAGGTTTTAAACGATGAAATAATTGTATTAGATGAATTAAGCTTAAACGAGCCAAAAACTAAAGAAATGGCTAAGATATTATCTAATATAAACGCAGGCAAAAAAGCTCTTATAGTTATGGATAAAAAAGATACAAATGTGATTAAATCAGCTAGAAATATTCCAAATGTACAAGTAGCCTTTGTAAACACTTTAAACGTTTATGATATACTAAACTTCGACTCCTTTATAATAACTAAAGATGCAGTAAGAAAAGTGGAGGAGGTGTATGCGTAA
- the fusA gene encoding elongation factor G gives MAHIDAGKTTTTERILFYTGKIHKIGETHEGAAQMDWMEQEQERGITITSAATTCHWRDHRINIIDTPGHVDFTVEVERSLRVLDGAVAVFCAKGGVEPQSETVWRQADKYNVPRMAFVNKMDIVGADFFNVVDMIKDRLKANPVPVQIPIGKEDNFVGVVDLVNMNARIYKDDLGQNIEVVDIPEELVDLAEEYRENLLENIAEYDEELMIKYLEGEEITPEEITRAIRKATIKTEITPVLCGSSYKNKGVQPLLDAIVDYMPSPLDIPPVKGVSVDSDEELERISSDDEPFSALAFKIVTDPYVGKLAYFRVYSGTLKAGSYVYNSTKGKRERVGRILLMHANKREEVDEVYAGDIAAAVGLKDTATGDTLCDEKNPIVLETMEFPEPVIEVAIEPKTKASQEKMSTALAKLAEEDPTFRTSTNEETGQILIAGMGELHLEIIVDRLLREFKVEANVGNPQVAYKESITVPAEADTKYVRQSGGRGQYGHVKIKIEPQEPGAGYEFVNKIVGGAIPKEFIPAVDAGIQEAMQSGILGGYPVVDVKVTLFDGSYHEVDSSEMAFKIAGSMAFKEAMAKAKPVLLEPIMKVEVIMPEEYMGDVIGDLNARRGRVEGMELRNGAQVVKAYVPLSEMFGYATVLRSNTQGRATYSMEFDHYAPVPDNIAKEILGNK, from the coding sequence ATGGCTCATATAGATGCAGGAAAAACAACTACCACAGAGAGGATATTATTTTACACTGGAAAAATTCACAAAATAGGAGAAACCCATGAAGGTGCTGCACAGATGGATTGGATGGAGCAAGAACAGGAAAGAGGAATCACTATTACATCTGCAGCGACCACATGTCACTGGAGAGATCACAGAATAAATATAATAGATACGCCAGGGCACGTGGATTTCACAGTAGAAGTTGAAAGGTCCCTTAGAGTTCTAGATGGAGCTGTAGCGGTATTTTGTGCAAAGGGAGGAGTAGAACCTCAATCAGAAACGGTTTGGAGACAGGCTGATAAATATAATGTTCCTCGAATGGCTTTTGTCAACAAAATGGATATAGTAGGAGCAGATTTTTTCAATGTAGTAGATATGATTAAAGATAGACTTAAAGCCAATCCAGTCCCCGTACAAATACCTATTGGGAAAGAGGATAATTTTGTAGGTGTAGTGGATTTAGTAAATATGAATGCTAGAATTTATAAAGATGATCTTGGTCAGAATATAGAGGTAGTAGATATTCCTGAAGAATTAGTAGATTTAGCAGAAGAGTATAGAGAAAATCTACTTGAAAATATAGCAGAATATGATGAAGAATTGATGATTAAATATCTTGAAGGAGAAGAAATAACTCCTGAAGAGATAACTAGAGCTATAAGAAAGGCGACAATTAAAACAGAGATCACTCCTGTTTTATGTGGTTCATCTTATAAAAACAAAGGAGTGCAACCTTTATTAGATGCTATTGTAGATTATATGCCTTCACCATTAGATATACCTCCAGTAAAAGGTGTATCAGTGGATTCCGATGAAGAATTAGAGAGAATTTCATCAGATGATGAACCATTTTCTGCACTAGCATTTAAAATAGTAACTGACCCATATGTAGGGAAACTTGCATATTTTAGGGTATATTCAGGTACCTTAAAAGCAGGATCATATGTTTATAATTCAACAAAAGGTAAAAGAGAAAGAGTAGGTAGAATCCTATTAATGCATGCTAACAAAAGGGAAGAAGTTGATGAAGTTTATGCAGGTGATATTGCAGCAGCAGTAGGACTTAAGGATACAGCTACAGGAGATACATTATGTGATGAAAAAAATCCAATAGTGCTAGAGACTATGGAATTCCCAGAACCTGTTATTGAAGTAGCTATTGAACCAAAGACAAAAGCAAGTCAAGAAAAGATGAGTACTGCATTAGCTAAACTTGCAGAAGAAGATCCTACATTTAGGACTTCTACAAATGAAGAAACTGGTCAGATATTAATTGCAGGTATGGGAGAATTGCATTTGGAAATAATTGTAGATAGACTTCTAAGGGAGTTTAAGGTAGAGGCCAATGTGGGTAATCCTCAAGTGGCTTACAAAGAATCTATTACAGTACCAGCAGAGGCAGATACTAAATATGTAAGACAATCTGGTGGTCGTGGTCAATATGGGCATGTTAAGATAAAAATTGAACCTCAAGAGCCAGGTGCAGGCTATGAATTTGTAAACAAGATAGTAGGAGGAGCTATACCAAAGGAATTTATACCAGCAGTAGATGCAGGTATTCAAGAAGCTATGCAATCTGGTATACTTGGAGGTTATCCAGTGGTAGATGTGAAAGTAACATTATTTGATGGTTCATATCATGAAGTAGATTCTTCTGAAATGGCATTTAAAATTGCTGGTTCTATGGCTTTTAAAGAAGCTATGGCAAAGGCAAAACCAGTTTTATTAGAACCAATAATGAAAGTAGAAGTAATTATGCCAGAAGAATATATGGGCGATGTTATAGGTGATCTAAATGCAAGACGTGGAAGGGTAGAAGGTATGGAGCTAAGAAATGGTGCTCAAGTAGTAAAAGCTTATGTACCATTGTCTGAGATGTTTGGGTATGCAACAGTTCTTAGATCCAACACTCAAGGTAGAGCTACTTATTCTATGGAATTTGATCATTATGCACCAGTACCAGATAACATTGCAAAAGAAATATTAGGAAATAAATAA